Proteins encoded in a region of the Haloarcula sp. CBA1129 genome:
- a CDS encoding Gfo/Idh/MocA family protein, protein MSELAVGVVGAGWMATDYHIPAFTGHPRTRVVAFAERDGDRRRAVEDEQSLPGYADTEAMLSAHDLDIVSICTPPSTHEAIFLAAVAAGCHVLCEKPLALTAESARTMATAAEDAGVVTQVGYLHRYYRNYERAVKILSNGLLGDLVEVTVAHHSAPPSVGWYYNPDLSGGGVARDLFPHTLDVLFEVFDDTPDVTDASVRYLRGRAVEDAARVSLDFDGVPVDLSATWTQTEGVSRVLVVGTEGWIELDSMTLQGDVHGRPFEFQQGESSLVDIGVATLFPASDEDAHTARIHDFADHAVDGDPETTAPARRGVAVAEVIDAVYDRCDVEWRAD, encoded by the coding sequence ATGAGCGAATTGGCCGTCGGGGTCGTCGGTGCCGGGTGGATGGCGACCGACTACCACATACCGGCGTTCACCGGCCACCCGCGAACCCGTGTCGTCGCCTTCGCCGAGCGGGACGGCGACCGGCGGCGCGCTGTCGAGGACGAGCAGTCGCTTCCGGGGTACGCCGATACCGAGGCGATGCTGTCGGCCCACGACCTCGATATCGTCAGTATTTGTACGCCGCCGAGCACACACGAGGCGATTTTTCTGGCCGCCGTTGCGGCAGGCTGTCACGTCCTCTGTGAGAAACCACTGGCGCTCACGGCCGAGAGTGCGCGGACGATGGCGACGGCGGCGGAGGACGCCGGTGTCGTCACACAGGTGGGCTACCTCCACCGGTACTACCGGAACTACGAGCGGGCGGTGAAGATACTATCGAACGGCCTTCTCGGGGATCTCGTCGAGGTTACTGTCGCCCACCACTCGGCACCACCCTCGGTCGGGTGGTACTACAACCCCGACCTCTCGGGCGGCGGCGTCGCCCGTGACCTGTTTCCCCACACGCTTGACGTGCTGTTCGAGGTGTTCGACGACACGCCCGACGTGACCGACGCAAGCGTGCGCTATCTTCGGGGGCGGGCGGTCGAAGATGCTGCCCGCGTCTCGCTTGATTTCGACGGCGTCCCGGTCGACCTCTCGGCGACCTGGACACAGACTGAAGGGGTGAGTCGCGTCCTCGTCGTCGGCACCGAAGGATGGATCGAGCTCGATTCGATGACACTGCAGGGAGACGTACACGGTCGCCCCTTCGAGTTCCAGCAGGGCGAGTCCTCGCTGGTCGATATCGGCGTCGCGACGCTGTTTCCCGCGAGCGACGAGGACGCCCACACCGCCCGCATCCACGACTTCGCGGACCACGCTGTCGACGGCGACCCCGAGACCACCGCACCGGCGCGCCGCGGCGTCGCCGTAGCCGAAGTCATCGACGCGGTGTACGACCGCTGTGACGTCGAATGGAGGGCCGACTGA
- a CDS encoding NAD(P)-dependent oxidoreductase, whose protein sequence is MEGRLMTVLVTGATGFLGLNLLHSLDRGAVAMVRPASSTRRLPDGVDTVEADLSDPDSLAAALDGVDSVVHLAAAVYDTARMAGTNAIGTERLVAAAADAGVSRFVFASTIGAHPEVPADVDSAYQQSKVASEELLFDRDHPFEVAAVYPTYIFGPRDYRLTRYEHVRPIATNRVLVPPLYTLDEYNIVHVADVVGTIAHCLDGAVGRHLVTGPNLSNKAVLGALARYTPGNCTVVNVPYGVIRWGVKPAMDLLYRAGISPVPGEGFLERNDFGTVRDDLTERAPVRQRPWQAAIRDTVEWYDSVGLL, encoded by the coding sequence ATGGAGGGCCGACTGATGACGGTGCTGGTCACCGGTGCGACGGGCTTTCTCGGGCTGAATCTGCTCCACTCGCTGGACCGCGGCGCTGTGGCGATGGTGCGGCCAGCCTCGTCGACGCGGCGGCTTCCCGATGGCGTCGACACCGTCGAGGCCGACCTCTCGGACCCGGACTCGCTCGCGGCGGCGCTGGACGGGGTCGACAGCGTCGTCCATCTCGCGGCCGCCGTCTACGACACCGCACGGATGGCCGGGACGAACGCCATCGGCACCGAACGGCTGGTCGCGGCGGCGGCCGACGCCGGCGTCTCCCGATTTGTCTTTGCGAGCACCATCGGCGCACACCCCGAGGTTCCGGCGGATGTCGACTCGGCCTATCAACAGTCGAAGGTTGCCTCGGAGGAACTCCTCTTCGACCGGGACCACCCCTTCGAAGTGGCGGCCGTCTACCCGACATACATCTTCGGCCCGCGAGACTACCGCCTGACCCGGTACGAACACGTCCGACCCATCGCCACCAACCGCGTGCTGGTGCCGCCGCTGTACACCCTCGACGAGTACAACATCGTTCACGTCGCGGACGTGGTCGGGACGATTGCCCACTGTCTCGACGGCGCGGTGGGTCGCCATCTCGTCACCGGTCCGAACCTCTCGAACAAGGCGGTCTTGGGCGCGCTCGCCCGCTACACACCGGGGAACTGCACCGTCGTCAACGTCCCTTACGGCGTGATTCGGTGGGGAGTCAAGCCGGCGATGGACCTCCTGTACCGGGCCGGCATCTCGCCCGTTCCCGGCGAGGGGTTCCTCGAACGGAACGATTTCGGTACCGTCCGCGACGACCTGACCGAGCGAGCGCCCGTCCGCCAGCGGCCGTGGCAGGCGGCGATTCGGGACACGGTCGAGTGGTACGACTCGGTGGGTCTGCTCTAA